One part of the Lytechinus pictus isolate F3 Inbred chromosome 3, Lp3.0, whole genome shotgun sequence genome encodes these proteins:
- the LOC135153436 gene encoding uncharacterized protein LOC135153436, with protein sequence MNVSNNDLLISFDVESLFTSVPVKDACAIILERLKFDRNLPDRTQLSPLEIHDLLEMCLNSTSFRWRDTFYRQTEGAAMGSLLSPVVANMFMEHFEETALQSATHKPKVWLRYVDDTFVVWQHGAEETSNFLQHLNSQHECIKFTMEMENEGSIPFLDTKITRTAQGSLSHQVYRKPTHTDRYLNYRSFHHPSVLRSINKTLVKRAHEVSDQIHLRGELEHIKLVLKCNNYPSHKICTELPPSRNPRAGQPKARVVLPYLGAASHKIQRILREADIEVRHSSSNKLQSALTTHKDKRNSKDLPRVYRIPCECGKVYIGETGRSFNTRIKEHKAHGRRDEREKSAIIDHAHTHDHRILWDESRLVTRVPYWYQRRVREALEIEEHNTVPQDSGLQLSNIWLTVLDKEANLPN encoded by the coding sequence ATGAACGTCTCTAACAATGACCTCCTCATCAGCTTTGATGTTGAGTCATTGTTCACAAGTGTACCAGTTAAGGATGCTTGCGCCATCATCCTTGAGAGATTGAAATTTGACAGAAATCTCCCTGACAGGACACAGTTGTCTCCTCTAGAGATCCATGACCTGCTTGAGATGTGCCTCAATTCCACCTCTTTCAGATGGAGAGACACATTCTACAGGCAAACGGAAGGGGCTGCCATGGGGTCTCTCCTGTCCCCAGTGGTAGCCAACATGTTCATGGAACATTTCGAGGAGACGGCTCTCCAGTCAGCAACCCACAAACCCAAAGTGTGGCTTAGATATGTGGACGACACTTTTGTGGTTTGGCAACACGGTGCTGAGGAAACTAGCAATTTCTTACAGCACCTCAACTCTCAACACGAGTGTATCAAGTTCACCATGGAAATGGAGAATGAGGGGTCTATCCCCTTTCTTGATACAAAGATTACGAGGACGGCACAGGGATCCCTATCCCATCAGGTTTATCGGAAACCTACTCACACTGATCGTTACTTGAACTATCGTTCATTCCACCACCCATCAGTGCTGAGATCCATCAACAAGACGTTAGTCAAACGAGCGCATGAGGTTAGTGACCAGATCCACCTGAGAGGTGAGCTTGAGCATATCAAACTTGTTTTGAAATGTAACAACTACCCCTCACATAAGATCTGCACTGAGCTTCCCCCCTCGCGGAACCCTCGTGCAGGACAACCCAAGGCGAGAGTCGTTCTTCCATATCTGGGAGCAGCCTCTCACAAAATTCAGAGGATTTTGAGAGAAGCCGACATTGAGGTTCGTCATAGTTCCTCAAATAAGCTTCAATCTGCCCTCACTACACATAAGGACAAGCGCAACTCCAAGGACCTCCCTCGAGTTTACCGAATTCCTTGTGAATGCGGTAAAGTTTACATCGGAGAGACGGGTCGTTCCTTCAACACTCGGATTAAGGAACACAAGGCCCATGGTAGGAGAGACGAGAGGGAAAAATCTGCAATCATCGATCATGCCCATACGCATGATCACCGGATTCTTTGGGATGAGAGTAGACTGGTCACCCGTGTCCCCTACTGGTATCAACGGAGAGTCAGAGAAGCGTTGGAGATTGAGGAACATAACACTGTTCCTCAAGACAGCGGCCTCCAACTCAGCAATATCTGGCTTACCGTTCTAGACAAAGAGGCTAATTTGCCTAATTAG